Proteins co-encoded in one Spiroplasma gladiatoris genomic window:
- a CDS encoding Z1 domain-containing protein — MSNNTVKFIYNKKKKAETKFNPEKIFNLTKEEFIKKNPTHGTSTIDNVIQVNMEKIVKCIDLNEELQKILLFGEVQSGKTNNMIFLTSVLRDMGFNKFIILTGTKNNLNIQNVKRFKEANKECDFLDFREEKNFFRDSSETQFLYGIKQNISKLLKNFQELSATDFEDWKIAIIDDESDEASSEKNKQNRTINSNIENLLKYKTKNKIYFSVTATPYANLISYTDFLIPNYLVPLSSAKAYCGLKEFKDQKRYFVLNEDIIRSLKEVDVYDKNLKEFLENSIMEFLLKCFRYSKNFQYLINIDTGTNTIKGLESFFRLIVNKLKVKNDEFLLNFVGREEIKEFRICINNLKVKYTMEGIDYIRENVPEIIIGGNLLSRGVTFDDLLFQIMINHGSSKNLSSDTLLQRARWFGYRKAYINDMKIYVSNVASNFYEEIYYVENSIREMYSESFEHSTIKKERIENLFKEHCLKWTS, encoded by the coding sequence ATGTCAAATAATACTGTTAAATTTATATATAACAAAAAGAAGAAAGCAGAAACTAAATTTAATCCAGAAAAAATATTTAACCTAACAAAAGAAGAGTTTATTAAAAAAAATCCAACTCATGGAACTTCAACTATTGATAATGTAATACAAGTAAATATGGAAAAAATCGTTAAATGTATTGATCTAAATGAGGAATTACAAAAAATCTTATTATTTGGAGAAGTTCAGTCTGGAAAAACAAATAATATGATTTTTTTAACTTCTGTGCTAAGAGATATGGGTTTTAATAAATTTATAATTCTTACTGGTACAAAAAATAATTTAAATATTCAAAATGTTAAAAGGTTTAAAGAAGCTAATAAAGAATGTGATTTTTTAGATTTTAGAGAAGAAAAAAACTTTTTTAGAGATTCTAGTGAAACACAATTTTTATACGGTATAAAACAAAATATAAGTAAATTATTAAAAAATTTTCAAGAACTTTCTGCTACAGATTTTGAAGATTGAAAAATTGCAATAATAGATGATGAATCTGACGAAGCATCTTCTGAAAAAAATAAACAAAATAGAACAATTAATAGTAATATAGAAAATCTTTTAAAATATAAAACCAAAAATAAAATATATTTTTCTGTTACAGCAACACCTTATGCAAATCTAATTAGTTATACAGATTTTCTTATACCAAATTATCTTGTTCCACTTTCATCTGCCAAAGCTTATTGTGGTCTAAAAGAATTTAAAGATCAAAAAAGATATTTTGTTTTAAATGAAGATATAATTAGATCACTAAAAGAAGTAGATGTGTATGATAAAAACTTAAAAGAGTTTTTAGAAAATAGCATAATGGAGTTTTTATTAAAATGTTTTAGATACTCAAAAAACTTTCAGTATTTAATTAATATTGATACTGGTACTAATACTATAAAAGGATTAGAAAGTTTTTTTAGATTGATTGTTAACAAATTAAAAGTCAAAAATGATGAATTTCTATTAAATTTTGTTGGAAGAGAAGAAATAAAAGAATTTAGAATTTGTATAAATAATTTAAAAGTTAAATATACCATGGAAGGTATAGACTATATTAGAGAAAATGTTCCAGAAATAATAATAGGGGGTAATTTACTATCAAGGGGTGTAACATTTGATGATTTATTATTTCAAATTATGATTAATCATGGTTCTTCTAAGAACTTATCATCAGATACTCTATTGCAAAGAGCAAGATGATTTGGTTATAGAAAAGCATACATAAATGATATGAAAATATATGTTTCAAATGTTGCTAGCAATTTTTATGAAGAAATTTATTATGTAGAAAATTCTATAAGAGAAATGTATTCGGAATCTTTTGAACACAGCACTATAAAAAAAGAAAGGATAGAAAACTTGTTTAAAGAACATTGCTTAAAATGAACGAGTTAA
- a CDS encoding AAA domain-containing protein gives MSELNKKEDKILNIFKSRLLQTNKRSLVFYNSFKENSYSIDLIKACSSTICSNKGFNFVKKNYEFKIAESLDNKKDNNKLLKNQFSSIYKKNNLIIQEKNIHSLFVGSYFIEGILDNNKSNVFRAPLILYRADISIKGNVIEIKNINYDEPQLNNSILLLMAAKNNLNWEFSEVDEHFFDNGLEYVLSLIKKTGFFIKNNHLEEFNINNLKEATQFTKEELYNYFTNVIKVNRNELILNNYISFGLYDIASSAILSAYNKIEEDDRVDFIDEIITNNIDPALEADVEWNEKEIVQISDLDVTQKTAIANSLSRSQFIWGPPGTGKSETIVNLLANIIFNNNRALFITEKKVASDVVYDRMKDLKDFCLMLFNKSEGVQFHQQVKKIHNAIELRAQTRLNNYNNKNIFINYGDKIDSSINLAKRYKKHFTSQSGRIYLKIIQYLKNDINNYTFDENIILNSISYSSFEKLQELNEYDINQKYNSLFNVFKTLDIKTMYKKNIFSQIYLDDNKRKIFFYNLFIKNKYKTKLPLFSKNKFQNFLNDKINQTNYNNLCFLVKSINNVTYDNIIEILYALALNNNNQINIYDYDYLCAVYINDHKIKYQSILKDANKWIELIKKDSSQRYLNDVKWIYNKHIDNVVDKLFESKKREYEGIKYSKLFKSLGNAINSRKQIRLTTYFKNYMELLKILFPIIITNPNNASNQNFLKLNEKEFDFVIFDEASQIFVEKCIPALFRAKKYIIVGDDKQLPPTNFFSDKLEGDEEELENQLEDIDKLNLAKAESLIDFANSRYPKSMLQYHYRSNYTELINFSNSRYYESKLQVVNKNQKSFLPIEIISAEGNFENGVNVEEANIIVKLILQLLKDPDYEGKTIGVITFNADQKKLIDSLIDKAAINSVKLQNLLNLEKGNELFVKNIENVQGDERDVIIFSIAFAPKKDGKFINNYGPLNLEGGQRRLNVAITRAKHKMIIVKSIHSRTMNPNKQGAIDLRDFLSFAELLQNRETIKDANALIFKNNYNDNQNNELKQFDSEFEVEVFNEIDKLITPYKDRYELRNQTDACGYKIDITILDKQKEEYALAIECDGYTYHSSDFDRKRDIDRQYYLEKRGWKFERILSTHWWSSDKKYKEQFLKNVLKAIKEI, from the coding sequence ATGAGCGAATTAAACAAAAAAGAAGATAAAATTTTAAATATATTTAAAAGTAGATTATTACAAACTAATAAAAGATCATTAGTTTTTTATAATAGTTTTAAAGAAAATTCTTATTCAATTGATCTTATAAAAGCTTGTAGTTCAACTATTTGTTCTAACAAAGGTTTTAATTTTGTTAAAAAAAATTATGAATTTAAAATAGCTGAAAGTCTTGATAATAAAAAAGACAACAATAAATTATTAAAAAATCAATTCTCAAGCATTTATAAAAAAAATAATTTAATCATTCAAGAAAAAAATATTCACTCATTATTTGTTGGATCATATTTTATAGAAGGAATTTTAGATAATAATAAATCCAATGTATTTAGAGCACCTTTAATTTTATATCGTGCAGATATTTCTATAAAAGGTAATGTTATTGAAATCAAAAATATTAATTATGATGAACCACAATTAAACAACTCAATCTTATTATTAATGGCTGCAAAAAATAATTTAAATTGAGAGTTTAGTGAAGTTGATGAACATTTTTTTGATAATGGTTTAGAATATGTATTAAGTTTAATTAAAAAAACAGGATTTTTTATTAAAAATAATCACTTAGAAGAATTTAATATAAATAATTTAAAAGAAGCAACTCAGTTTACAAAAGAAGAGTTATATAATTATTTTACAAATGTTATTAAAGTAAATCGTAATGAATTAATTTTAAATAATTATATTTCTTTTGGACTTTATGATATTGCTTCATCTGCAATACTTTCTGCATATAATAAAATTGAAGAAGATGATAGAGTAGATTTTATTGATGAAATTATTACAAATAATATTGATCCAGCTTTAGAAGCTGATGTTGAATGAAATGAAAAAGAAATTGTACAAATTTCAGATTTAGATGTTACTCAAAAAACTGCAATTGCAAATTCATTATCCAGAAGTCAATTTATTTGAGGACCTCCAGGAACTGGAAAATCTGAAACAATAGTTAATCTTTTAGCAAATATTATTTTTAATAATAATCGAGCATTATTTATTACAGAAAAAAAAGTTGCTTCTGATGTAGTTTATGATCGTATGAAAGATTTAAAAGATTTTTGTTTAATGTTATTTAATAAAAGTGAAGGAGTTCAATTTCATCAACAAGTTAAAAAAATTCATAACGCAATTGAATTAAGAGCTCAAACTAGATTAAATAATTATAATAACAAAAATATTTTTATAAATTATGGAGATAAAATTGATAGTAGTATTAATTTAGCAAAAAGATATAAAAAACACTTTACAAGTCAAAGCGGAAGAATATATTTAAAAATCATTCAGTATTTAAAAAATGATATTAATAATTACACATTTGATGAAAATATAATTTTAAATAGTATTTCATATTCAAGTTTTGAAAAGTTACAAGAATTAAATGAATATGATATTAATCAAAAATATAATAGTTTGTTTAATGTATTTAAAACTTTAGATATAAAAACTATGTATAAAAAAAATATATTTTCTCAAATTTATTTAGATGATAATAAAAGAAAAATATTTTTTTATAATTTATTTATAAAAAATAAATATAAAACTAAATTGCCATTATTTTCTAAAAACAAATTTCAAAACTTTTTAAATGATAAAATTAATCAAACCAATTATAATAATTTATGTTTTTTAGTTAAATCAATTAATAATGTTACATATGATAACATAATTGAAATTTTATATGCTTTAGCATTAAATAATAATAATCAAATTAATATTTATGACTATGACTATTTATGTGCAGTTTATATAAATGATCATAAAATTAAATATCAAAGTATCTTAAAAGATGCAAATAAATGAATTGAATTAATTAAAAAAGACTCAAGCCAAAGATATTTAAATGATGTTAAATGAATTTATAATAAACATATTGATAATGTTGTTGATAAATTATTTGAAAGTAAAAAAAGAGAATATGAAGGAATTAAATATTCTAAATTATTTAAAAGTTTAGGTAATGCTATTAATAGTAGAAAACAAATCCGACTTACAACTTATTTTAAAAATTATATGGAACTATTAAAAATATTATTTCCTATAATTATTACAAACCCTAACAATGCTTCAAATCAAAACTTTTTAAAGTTAAATGAAAAAGAATTTGATTTTGTAATATTTGACGAAGCTTCACAAATCTTTGTAGAAAAATGTATTCCTGCATTATTTAGAGCTAAAAAATATATTATTGTAGGAGATGATAAACAATTGCCTCCAACTAATTTCTTTAGTGATAAATTAGAAGGAGATGAAGAAGAATTAGAAAATCAATTAGAAGATATTGATAAATTAAATTTAGCAAAAGCAGAAAGTTTAATTGACTTTGCTAATTCAAGATATCCTAAAAGTATGTTGCAATATCATTATCGAAGCAATTACACTGAACTTATTAATTTTTCTAATTCAAGATATTATGAATCAAAACTACAAGTTGTAAATAAAAATCAAAAAAGTTTTTTACCAATCGAAATAATTTCAGCAGAAGGTAACTTTGAAAATGGAGTTAATGTTGAAGAAGCAAATATAATTGTAAAATTAATTTTACAATTATTAAAAGATCCTGATTATGAAGGAAAAACTATTGGAGTAATTACATTCAATGCAGATCAAAAAAAATTAATTGACTCTTTAATTGATAAAGCAGCAATTAATTCAGTTAAACTTCAAAACTTATTAAATTTAGAAAAAGGAAATGAGTTATTTGTTAAAAACATTGAAAACGTTCAAGGTGATGAAAGAGATGTAATAATATTTTCAATTGCTTTTGCTCCAAAAAAAGATGGAAAATTTATTAACAACTATGGACCTTTAAACTTAGAAGGTGGACAAAGACGTTTAAATGTAGCAATCACAAGAGCAAAACATAAAATGATTATTGTTAAATCAATTCATTCAAGAACAATGAATCCAAATAAACAAGGAGCAATTGATTTAAGAGACTTTTTAAGTTTTGCAGAGTTACTACAAAATCGTGAAACTATAAAAGATGCAAATGCTTTAATCTTTAAAAATAATTACAATGATAATCAAAATAATGAATTAAAACAATTTGATTCAGAGTTTGAAGTAGAAGTGTTTAATGAAATTGATAAATTAATTACTCCATATAAAGATAGATATGAATTAAGAAATCAAACAGATGCATGCGGTTATAAAATTGATATTACAATTTTAGATAAGCAAAAAGAAGAATATGCTTTAGCAATAGAGTGTGATGGTTATACTTATCATTCATCTGATTTTGATAGAAAAAGAGATATTGATCGTCAATATTATTTAGAAAAAAGAGGATGAAAGTTTGAAAGAATATTATCTACTCACTGATGAAGTAGTGATAAAAAATACAAAGAACAATTTTTAAAAAATGTTTTAAAAGCTATCAAAGAAATATAA
- a CDS encoding IS3 family transposase encodes MNLASKIKEIFMKNNGIYGAPRIKIVLNNSGIVASQTKIARIVKIFKLYSVIRIKKMNRKPKEDKKITNGPNHVNRNWSLYSKNELWVTDVTYILFNKKFAYLSVIKDANTEFIVGHEVSLKNDIDIYKKSQEKASLHRKDISKKLIIYSDNGIQYTSVFARQYAKKNNMIISLSRPGNSIDNVMCETFFSSLKEEWKTKLKQNSFINLKKVIDNYVEFYNYTRIMIKHNGPPAYAYIGFISHKKNTSNNFEVFL; translated from the coding sequence ATGAATTTAGCTTCTAAAATAAAAGAGATTTTTATGAAAAATAATGGAATTTATGGGGCGCCAAGAATAAAAATAGTTTTAAATAATAGTGGCATTGTTGCAAGTCAAACTAAGATAGCTAGAATTGTGAAAATATTTAAATTATATTCAGTTATAAGAATTAAAAAAATGAATAGAAAGCCTAAAGAAGATAAAAAAATAACAAACGGTCCTAATCATGTTAATAGAAATTGATCTTTATACTCAAAAAATGAGTTATGAGTTACAGATGTCACTTATATACTGTTTAACAAAAAGTTTGCATATTTAAGTGTTATAAAAGATGCAAATACTGAGTTTATAGTCGGTCATGAAGTATCTTTAAAAAACGATATAGATATTTATAAAAAATCACAGGAAAAAGCTTCGCTACATAGAAAAGATATATCTAAAAAACTAATTATATATTCTGATAATGGAATTCAGTACACATCTGTATTTGCGAGACAATATGCTAAAAAAAATAACATGATAATATCATTATCTAGACCTGGTAACTCTATTGATAATGTAATGTGTGAAACTTTTTTCTCTTCATTAAAAGAAGAATGAAAAACTAAATTAAAACAAAATAGTTTTATCAATCTAAAAAAGGTAATAGATAATTATGTAGAGTTTTATAACTATACAAGAATAATGATTAAACATAATGGACCTCCGGCATATGCTTATATTGGTTTTATTTCACATAAAAAGAATACTTCAAATAATTTTGAAGTATTCTTATAA
- the dndC gene encoding DNA phosphorothioation system sulfurtransferase DndC, whose translation MENVKEKYLNKVYEAKNNIKKIYLEKDYTWMIGYSGGKDSNVLVQIIIEALLELKTKEFNKKIHIVSSDTLIENPIVLEQLNKSLKLLKNFSIKYNLPIEVHKVSPDLDESFWVNLIGRGYPLPNQSFRWCTDRLKIKPMNKYVEEIEKNGSNILTVLGVRKGESKSRDIKLDNTKIEESLLRENTTNKGKIFSPIEDFTLFDIWKYLGESSLVDFKANNLKLSLLYEDSSTGVEECPSSLDDKLQKGCGSSRWGCWLCPVVTKDKSLQGFINSGNNWLKPLIDFREELIKERDLFKNRYHASFRINKTSKKVTLIKYRFMDLKEKDGVYFLPKKDIREKIIFGQINNENYLINEDKKIKIFSESEARQMIDDKKINPYHENNELLIKDIIVKLDKNLNNNKLSIMGLGPYTLSYRINLLERITDLNKKMKKYDMSLISEQEIIKILDIIELVKKELEKNDYLIKKYTDIKKIMEMNKDARE comes from the coding sequence ATGGAGAATGTAAAAGAAAAGTACTTAAATAAAGTATATGAAGCTAAAAATAATATTAAAAAAATATATTTAGAAAAGGATTACACATGAATGATTGGTTATTCTGGTGGTAAAGATTCTAATGTATTAGTTCAAATAATTATTGAAGCTTTATTAGAATTAAAAACTAAAGAGTTTAATAAAAAAATTCATATTGTTAGTTCTGATACTTTAATTGAAAATCCGATTGTATTAGAACAATTGAATAAATCGCTCAAACTTTTAAAAAATTTCTCAATTAAATATAATCTTCCTATTGAAGTTCATAAAGTATCACCAGATCTTGATGAGTCATTTTGAGTAAACTTAATAGGAAGAGGATATCCACTACCTAACCAAAGTTTTAGATGATGTACTGACAGATTGAAAATAAAACCAATGAATAAGTATGTAGAAGAAATTGAAAAAAACGGTTCAAATATATTGACTGTTTTAGGTGTAAGAAAAGGAGAGTCAAAGAGTAGAGATATTAAATTGGACAATACCAAAATTGAAGAATCTCTTTTAAGGGAAAATACTACTAATAAAGGAAAAATATTTTCTCCAATTGAAGATTTTACTTTATTTGACATTTGAAAATATTTAGGCGAGTCAAGTCTTGTTGATTTTAAGGCAAATAATTTGAAGTTATCGCTATTATACGAAGACTCATCAACTGGTGTAGAAGAATGCCCATCATCTTTGGATGATAAATTACAAAAGGGTTGTGGAAGTTCTCGATGGGGTTGTTGGTTGTGTCCTGTAGTAACTAAAGATAAATCTTTACAAGGTTTTATTAATTCAGGAAATAATTGATTAAAACCATTAATTGATTTTAGAGAAGAATTAATTAAAGAAAGAGATTTATTTAAAAATAGATACCATGCTTCTTTTAGAATAAATAAAACTAGTAAAAAAGTTACATTAATTAAGTACAGATTTATGGATTTAAAAGAAAAAGACGGTGTTTATTTTTTGCCAAAAAAAGATATTAGAGAAAAAATTATATTTGGACAAATCAATAACGAAAATTATTTAATTAATGAAGACAAGAAAATTAAAATTTTTTCTGAATCTGAAGCAAGACAAATGATCGATGATAAAAAAATTAATCCTTATCACGAAAATAATGAACTCTTAATAAAAGATATTATTGTAAAGTTAGATAAAAATTTAAATAATAATAAACTATCTATAATGGGATTGGGTCCCTACACTCTATCTTATAGAATAAACTTATTAGAAAGAATTACCGATCTTAATAAAAAAATGAAAAAATATGATATGAGCCTAATATCAGAACAAGAAATAATCAAAATATTAGATATTATTGAATTAGTAAAAAAAGAATTAGAGAAAAATGATTATTTAATAAAAAAATATACTGATATTAAAAAAATAATGGAGATGAATAAAGATGCTAGAGAATAA
- a CDS encoding ATP-binding protein, with amino-acid sequence MLENKNKIPRTNREFLGYIDKTTSHIYMISEFIDNSIQSALDYKKDHINVNVIINMKEECIYIVDNACGIPYESRNVAIKNGKSELEQGESLNKFGVGMKMAAIWFGKRLTIYTKHINDNFAYSIKLDVDQLEGEDFYFTDIKNIDMSKESGFKFEYNSGTIIKIDKLHTNSVHSGRYESRMYKKGSKENGKALEEQLACRYARFIRKGMLSINLSYINKKGQEEMGNDNRSVDITQAMIPNPYISPYDKNDYEYSNGKNINSTREYKEIFGKLKEQYFNKLNENVGFEGLTYGDIFETFENQKELKFSCFIVLNDDKYKKFKIPFTFGFIGKNDIFLKYNGLSVYQDNRAIIAGPNTTQTNLTWMKYDKALSGKSHYVNNRFIGEIDLNDKKIFRVDNNKMGFHGTVKEDIEYVIEKTFKNNLSEIFRNFLELIFHKDEQVRSDKEIKTEIERFSKILNKNNTLENIDIEPEELTMIEPGTDDERTITSFIIKDKKDSDNIYSLTYNINNSEFEDDKKIFKIDNKFLDNRQLLVLNINKDFYGFKKGVKDEALLVLINPIVNLILCSLSDCKNNEERIEKIHNIVDMFHNVK; translated from the coding sequence ATGCTAGAGAATAAAAATAAAATACCAAGAACAAATAGAGAATTTTTAGGTTATATAGATAAAACAACAAGTCACATTTATATGATCTCTGAATTTATTGACAATTCTATACAATCAGCATTAGATTATAAAAAAGACCATATTAATGTTAATGTAATTATAAATATGAAAGAAGAATGTATATATATAGTTGATAATGCATGTGGAATTCCGTACGAAAGTAGAAATGTTGCTATAAAAAATGGTAAATCTGAACTTGAACAAGGCGAATCATTAAACAAGTTTGGTGTTGGTATGAAAATGGCAGCAATATGATTTGGAAAAAGATTAACAATTTATACTAAACATATAAATGATAATTTTGCGTACTCTATTAAATTAGATGTTGATCAATTAGAAGGTGAAGACTTTTATTTTACTGATATTAAAAATATCGATATGTCAAAAGAATCTGGTTTTAAATTTGAATATAATTCTGGAACTATTATAAAAATTGATAAATTACATACAAATTCAGTTCACTCAGGTAGATATGAGTCAAGAATGTATAAAAAAGGTAGCAAAGAAAACGGCAAGGCATTAGAAGAACAACTTGCATGTAGATACGCTAGATTTATTAGAAAAGGAATGTTATCGATAAACCTAAGTTATATTAACAAAAAAGGACAAGAAGAAATGGGAAATGATAATAGAAGTGTTGATATAACTCAAGCTATGATACCCAATCCTTATATTTCACCTTATGATAAAAATGATTACGAATATTCTAATGGGAAAAATATTAACTCTACACGTGAGTATAAAGAAATATTTGGTAAATTAAAAGAACAATATTTTAACAAATTAAACGAAAATGTAGGTTTTGAAGGGCTAACTTATGGTGATATTTTTGAAACCTTTGAAAATCAAAAAGAATTAAAATTTAGTTGCTTTATTGTTTTAAATGATGATAAATATAAAAAATTTAAAATACCATTTACATTTGGGTTTATAGGAAAAAACGATATATTCCTTAAATATAATGGACTTTCTGTTTATCAAGATAATAGAGCAATTATAGCAGGACCTAATACAACTCAAACTAATTTAACTTGAATGAAATACGATAAAGCACTGAGTGGTAAAAGTCATTATGTAAATAATAGATTTATTGGAGAAATTGATCTAAATGATAAAAAAATATTTCGTGTAGATAATAATAAAATGGGATTTCACGGTACAGTTAAAGAAGATATAGAATATGTGATTGAAAAAACATTTAAAAATAACTTATCTGAAATATTTAGGAATTTTTTAGAATTAATTTTTCATAAGGATGAACAAGTGAGAAGTGATAAAGAAATTAAAACTGAGATTGAAAGATTTTCTAAAATTTTAAATAAAAATAATACACTTGAAAATATCGATATAGAACCTGAAGAATTAACTATGATAGAACCAGGTACTGATGATGAAAGAACCATAACTTCTTTTATTATAAAAGATAAAAAAGATTCTGATAATATCTATAGTTTAACTTATAACATTAATAACTCTGAATTTGAAGATGATAAAAAAATATTTAAAATTGATAATAAGTTTTTAGATAATCGCCAGCTTTTAGTATTAAATATAAATAAAGATTTTTATGGATTCAAAAAAGGTGTAAAAGATGAAGCTTTATTGGTTTTAATAAACCCTATAGTTAATTTAATTCTTTGTTCTCTTTCTGATTGTAAAAACAATGAAGAAAGAATCGAAAAAATTCACAATATAGTGGATATGTTTCATAATGTCAAATAA
- a CDS encoding DNA-methyltransferase — MINKIYNISCFNLFEKMKHNKEYVDLILTDPPYNISKENNFTTIGRSGIDFGLWDYGFDQSTWIKEVAPLVKKNGSIIIFNDWKNMGEIASTLEECGFEVKDLIRWIKTNPMPRNTERRYVTDFEWAIWAVKKGAKWTFNIDKNFNKYLRPEFKTSIPAGGTKRIHPTQKSLNLIEDIIKIHSNKGDIVLDPFSGSGTVALASKINERNFIASEIDEKYYKKSVLRLKKYEKIL, encoded by the coding sequence ATGATAAATAAAATATACAATATTTCATGCTTTAATTTATTTGAAAAAATGAAGCATAATAAAGAATATGTTGATCTCATATTGACAGATCCTCCTTACAATATAAGTAAGGAGAACAACTTTACAACAATAGGAAGAAGCGGAATAGATTTTGGTTTGTGAGATTATGGATTTGATCAAAGTACTTGAATAAAAGAAGTAGCCCCCTTAGTCAAAAAAAATGGTTCAATAATAATATTTAATGATTGAAAAAATATGGGTGAAATTGCAAGCACTTTAGAAGAATGTGGTTTTGAAGTTAAAGACTTAATTAGGTGAATAAAAACAAATCCAATGCCAAGAAATACCGAAAGAAGATATGTAACAGATTTTGAATGAGCTATATGAGCAGTTAAAAAAGGTGCTAAATGAACTTTTAATATAGATAAAAATTTTAATAAATATTTAAGACCTGAGTTTAAAACTTCAATACCTGCAGGCGGAACAAAAAGAATTCATCCAACACAAAAGTCTTTAAATCTTATTGAAGATATAATAAAAATTCATTCTAATAAGGGAGATATAGTTTTAGATCCTTTTTCTGGTTCAGGAACAGTTGCTTTAGCCTCTAAGATAAACGAAAGAAACTTTATAGCTTCAGAAATAGATGAAAAATATTATAAAAAATCAGTTTTAAGGTTAAAGAAATATGAAAAAATATTATAA
- a CDS encoding DNA adenine methylase — MKKYYKSPINYLGNKYRILDSIFNNMPVLNKKKNFIDVFTGSGTVAINSDFENLYVNDFCQNMIDFLNFFYKNNYESIIDKIEKVLIDFKLPFGDKTTYNKSSVSLYSKNYYKLRESYNNDKNLTKLLCLIFYSFNNQIRFNSKGFYNIPIGKSVFNHLVKEKIKYFNETLKVKNLFTYSYKFIDFIDKILEKNFNSNETFFYFDPPYLITNATYNANWNEIEENKLLNKISELNSKGYKFILSNVLQSNGKTNIILLDWVKKNNFKVINVDVNYNNSNYHRKNKDITREVIILNY, encoded by the coding sequence ATGAAAAAATATTATAAAAGTCCTATTAATTATTTAGGAAATAAATACAGAATATTAGATTCTATATTTAATAACATGCCTGTTTTGAATAAGAAAAAAAACTTTATAGATGTTTTCACAGGTTCAGGAACGGTTGCGATTAACTCGGATTTTGAAAACTTATATGTAAATGATTTTTGTCAAAATATGATCGATTTTTTAAATTTTTTTTATAAAAATAACTATGAATCTATTATAGATAAAATTGAAAAAGTTTTGATTGATTTTAAATTACCCTTTGGAGATAAAACAACATATAATAAAAGTTCAGTTTCTCTTTATTCAAAAAATTATTATAAATTGAGAGAAAGTTATAATAACGATAAAAACTTAACTAAATTATTATGTCTTATTTTTTATTCATTTAATAATCAAATAAGATTTAATTCAAAAGGTTTTTATAATATACCAATTGGAAAAAGTGTTTTTAATCATTTGGTTAAAGAAAAAATAAAATACTTTAATGAAACTTTAAAAGTTAAAAATTTGTTTACATATTCTTATAAATTTATAGATTTTATAGATAAAATATTAGAAAAAAATTTTAATTCTAATGAAACTTTTTTTTATTTTGATCCTCCATATTTAATAACAAATGCTACTTATAATGCAAATTGAAATGAAATTGAAGAAAATAAGTTGTTAAATAAAATATCAGAATTAAATAGTAAGGGGTATAAATTTATATTGTCTAATGTGTTGCAAAGTAATGGTAAAACAAATATTATATTATTAGATTGAGTTAAAAAAAATAACTTTAAAGTTATAAATGTGGATGTTAACTATAATAATTCAAATTATCATAGAAAAAATAAAGATATAACAAGAGAAGTTATTATTTTAAATTACTAA